In Bradyrhizobium sp. 1(2017), one DNA window encodes the following:
- a CDS encoding MFS transporter: MISNWLAAALSRRNIHYGWVMVGVTFLAALISAGTVGAPGVFIVPLQKEFGWSTAEISSALSIRFILFGLMAPFAAALLNRYGLRNVTLAAQLIVVSALVLSLGMTEVWQLIALWGVVIGIGTGMTALVLGATIATRWFAARRGLVVGIMTASVATGQLVFLPLLASLTERYGWRLALGFVCIMLVVSALAVLLAMSDRPSDVGLRPFGDEGTAPLPAPPVSHGSITGVALGTLRDASKSTAFWILFATFFVCGASTNGLVQVHLIPMCLDFGIPQVQAASLLAAMGIFDFFGTIMSGWLSDRYDNRYLLFWYYGLRGLSLIFLPFSDFSFYGLSIFAMFYGLDWIATVPPTVRLTAQKFGPERANLVFGWIFAGHQLGAGAAAFGAGFSRTVYQSYLPAFFIAGALCVFAALIVLALSRQPKPQAAMA; the protein is encoded by the coding sequence ATGATCTCGAACTGGCTCGCGGCAGCGCTTTCCCGCCGCAATATCCACTACGGCTGGGTGATGGTCGGCGTCACCTTCCTCGCCGCGCTGATCAGCGCCGGCACGGTCGGTGCGCCCGGCGTGTTCATCGTTCCCCTGCAAAAGGAGTTCGGCTGGAGCACGGCGGAGATCTCCTCCGCACTGTCGATCCGCTTCATCCTGTTCGGGCTGATGGCGCCGTTCGCGGCCGCCCTGCTCAACCGCTACGGCCTGCGCAACGTCACGCTGGCAGCGCAGCTCATCGTGGTCTCGGCGCTCGTGCTCTCGCTCGGCATGACCGAGGTCTGGCAACTCATCGCCTTGTGGGGCGTGGTGATCGGCATCGGCACCGGCATGACCGCGCTCGTGCTCGGCGCAACCATTGCGACGCGCTGGTTCGCAGCGCGGCGCGGCCTCGTCGTCGGCATCATGACCGCGAGCGTTGCCACCGGCCAGCTCGTGTTCCTGCCGCTGCTGGCGAGCCTCACCGAACGCTACGGCTGGCGGCTCGCGCTCGGCTTCGTCTGCATCATGCTCGTGGTGTCGGCGCTGGCGGTCCTGCTCGCGATGAGCGATCGGCCGAGCGATGTCGGCCTCCGCCCGTTCGGCGACGAGGGTACCGCGCCCCTGCCCGCCCCGCCCGTGAGCCACGGCTCGATTACGGGGGTGGCGCTCGGCACGCTGCGCGACGCCTCGAAGTCGACTGCGTTCTGGATCCTGTTTGCCACCTTCTTCGTCTGCGGCGCCTCGACCAACGGGCTCGTCCAGGTGCACCTGATCCCGATGTGCCTCGATTTCGGCATCCCGCAGGTGCAGGCCGCGAGCCTCTTGGCCGCAATGGGCATCTTCGACTTCTTCGGCACCATCATGTCGGGCTGGCTGTCGGACCGCTACGACAATCGCTATTTGCTCTTCTGGTATTATGGCTTGCGCGGGCTCTCGCTGATCTTCCTGCCCTTCAGCGATTTCTCGTTCTACGGCCTCTCGATCTTCGCGATGTTCTACGGGCTCGACTGGATCGCCACGGTCCCGCCGACGGTGCGGCTCACCGCGCAGAAATTCGGACCCGAGCGCGCCAATCTGGTGTTCGGCTGGATTTTCGCCGGCCATCAGCTCGGTGCCGGCGCGGCCGCCTTCGGCGCCGGCTTCTCGCGGACGGTCTATCAGAGCTATCTGCCCGCCTTCTTCATCGCCGGAGCGCTCTGTGTGTTCGCCGCGCTGATCGTGCTGGCGCTGTCGCGGCAACCGAAGCCGCAAGCCGCGATGGCCTAG
- a CDS encoding acetyl-CoA C-acyltransferase produces MAEAADPVVIVSAARTPLGRFMGELSPLAAHKLGSHVIGAALERARLAPEKVDEVFMGCVLPAGQGQAPARQAARAAGLPDATGATTVNKVCGSGMKATMLAHDIIRAGSAEIVVSGGMESMSNAPYLLAKARGGYRVGHDRIIDHMMMDGLEDAYETGRSMGDFGEATAEAYQFTRKDQDAYAMETLSRARKAVEGGAFKAEISPITLSEKAGPRVIANDEHPLKVDPAKIPGLKPAFRANGTITPAASSANADGAAALVLAKRSLADRSGLPVLAEIKGHATHSQEPQWFTTAPIPAIRKLLDKVGWSAGDVDLFEINEAFAVVAMAAQRDLGIPRDKLNINGGACALGHPIGATGARLIVTLLHALEAQNLKRGVAALCIGGGEATAIAVERLAH; encoded by the coding sequence ATGGCCGAAGCCGCCGATCCCGTCGTCATCGTTTCCGCCGCCCGCACCCCGCTCGGCCGCTTCATGGGCGAGCTGTCGCCGCTCGCCGCACACAAGCTCGGATCGCACGTGATCGGCGCCGCGCTGGAGCGCGCCAGGCTCGCACCCGAGAAGGTCGACGAGGTCTTCATGGGCTGCGTGCTGCCGGCCGGCCAGGGCCAGGCACCGGCGCGGCAGGCAGCGCGCGCGGCCGGCCTGCCCGATGCCACCGGTGCCACCACCGTGAACAAGGTCTGCGGCTCCGGCATGAAGGCGACCATGCTCGCCCACGACATCATCCGCGCCGGCTCGGCCGAGATCGTCGTGTCCGGCGGCATGGAGAGCATGAGCAACGCGCCCTACCTGCTCGCGAAGGCGCGCGGTGGCTATCGCGTCGGCCATGATCGCATCATCGACCACATGATGATGGACGGGCTGGAGGACGCCTACGAGACCGGCCGCTCGATGGGCGATTTCGGCGAGGCGACCGCGGAAGCCTACCAGTTCACCCGCAAGGACCAGGACGCCTATGCGATGGAGACGCTCAGCCGCGCGCGCAAGGCGGTCGAGGGCGGCGCCTTCAAGGCCGAGATATCGCCGATCACGCTGAGCGAGAAAGCAGGCCCCCGCGTCATCGCCAATGACGAGCATCCGCTGAAGGTCGATCCCGCGAAAATTCCCGGATTGAAGCCGGCATTCCGGGCCAACGGCACCATCACGCCGGCCGCCTCCTCCGCCAACGCCGACGGCGCCGCGGCGCTGGTGCTGGCCAAGCGCTCGCTCGCCGATCGCAGCGGCCTGCCGGTTCTGGCCGAGATCAAGGGCCACGCCACTCACAGCCAGGAGCCGCAATGGTTCACCACCGCGCCGATCCCGGCGATCCGCAAGCTGCTCGACAAGGTCGGCTGGAGCGCGGGCGATGTCGACCTGTTCGAGATCAACGAGGCCTTCGCCGTGGTGGCAATGGCGGCACAGCGCGACCTCGGCATTCCCCGCGACAAGCTCAACATCAATGGGGGCGCTTGCGCACTCGGCCATCCCATCGGCGCAACCGGCGCACGGCTGATCGTGACGCTGCTGCACGCGCTCGAGGCGCAGAACCTCAAGCGCGGCGTTGCGGCGCTCTGCATCGGCGGCGGCGAGGCAACGGCGATCGCGGTGGAGCGGCTCGCGCACTGA
- a CDS encoding enoyl-CoA hydratase, with protein sequence MEMLNQHCGITRDARGVVHVAICNAGTLNILGSPVTDAVREGLEQLSSDRSIRVVVLRGQSEKSMIGGADIKEMAKLDQTSAEAFISRLRDLCEAVRTFPAPVIARMPGWCLGGGLEVAAACDFRIAAHDAHFGMPEVRVGIPSVIHAALLPRLIGWARARWLVMTAENIDAATALAWGLVDKVAPEGGLDAEVEHVVKALLECGPEALRSQKALLRQWEELPLTESVNLSVKVFGESFLTDEPTRLMQAFVNRKR encoded by the coding sequence ATGGAAATGCTCAATCAACATTGCGGCATCACGCGCGATGCCCGCGGCGTCGTTCATGTCGCGATCTGCAACGCCGGCACGCTCAACATTCTCGGCTCGCCCGTGACCGACGCGGTGCGCGAAGGTCTCGAGCAGCTCTCTTCCGACCGCAGCATCCGCGTCGTGGTGCTGCGCGGCCAGAGCGAAAAGAGCATGATCGGCGGCGCCGACATCAAGGAGATGGCCAAGCTCGACCAGACATCGGCCGAAGCCTTCATTAGCCGCCTGCGCGATCTCTGCGAAGCGGTACGCACCTTCCCGGCGCCCGTGATCGCGCGCATGCCGGGCTGGTGCCTCGGCGGCGGGCTCGAGGTCGCCGCGGCCTGCGACTTCCGCATCGCCGCACATGATGCGCATTTCGGCATGCCCGAGGTGCGGGTCGGGATCCCCTCGGTGATCCACGCGGCGCTCTTGCCGCGGCTGATCGGCTGGGCCCGCGCGCGCTGGCTGGTCATGACGGCGGAGAACATCGACGCAGCAACGGCGCTGGCATGGGGATTGGTCGACAAGGTCGCGCCGGAAGGCGGGCTCGATGCCGAGGTCGAGCACGTCGTGAAGGCGTTGCTCGAATGCGGCCCGGAGGCGCTGCGGTCGCAGAAAGCGCTGCTGCGGCAATGGGAGGAGCTGCCGCTGACGGAGTCCGTGAATTTGAGCGTCAAGGTGTTCGGCGAGTCGTTCCTGACGGACGAACCGACGCGGCTGATGCAGGCGTTCGTGAACCGGAAGCGGTAG
- a CDS encoding PaaI family thioesterase: MTESNQLDLFSPAQRRERVVDWQVPAPVAKVAMGLSGMDAMLGIRDGRLPPPPFAKLIGFTMAVVEPGRIVMELEPREDLENTIGLLHGATAAALIDTAMGCAISTRLEAGQSSVTLDLKMTFLRPLSVRSGRISAEGKIIKLGRQTSYTEGFVRDGKGALSVHATATFSMISNV; this comes from the coding sequence ATGACCGAATCCAATCAACTCGACCTGTTCTCGCCGGCACAGCGGCGTGAGCGCGTGGTGGACTGGCAGGTGCCCGCGCCGGTCGCGAAAGTGGCGATGGGCCTGTCGGGCATGGACGCCATGCTGGGCATTCGCGACGGACGGCTGCCGCCGCCGCCCTTCGCCAAGCTGATCGGGTTCACCATGGCCGTGGTTGAGCCGGGCCGGATCGTCATGGAACTGGAGCCGCGTGAGGATCTCGAGAACACCATCGGCCTTCTGCACGGGGCGACGGCGGCGGCGCTGATCGATACCGCGATGGGATGCGCAATCTCGACACGGCTGGAAGCCGGGCAATCGTCCGTGACGCTCGACCTGAAAATGACCTTCCTGCGGCCGCTCTCGGTCCGTTCGGGGCGCATCTCGGCCGAAGGCAAGATCATCAAGCTGGGACGCCAGACCAGCTATACCGAGGGTTTCGTGCGCGACGGCAAAGGCGCGCTCTCGGTCCATGCAACTGCAACCTTCTCCATGATCAGCAATGTCTGA
- a CDS encoding TetR/AcrR family transcriptional regulator, which produces MRYSREHKQETHDRIVKKASVRLREKGAHGIGVADLMKEAGLTHGGFYAHFDSREALVIEAFAYAMDRSMDHWRKLTGEAVPEKRLALVMESYLSALHRDNPGHGCSIPALGAEIARESPKTRKAFAGKLDEMIEMMTDYIPNLPRKAARKQAIATLATMAGTMLLARIAGSSELSDEVLKAGKDSALEGVKREPKVAAAKKAKQN; this is translated from the coding sequence ATGCGCTATTCCCGGGAACACAAGCAGGAAACCCACGACCGCATCGTGAAGAAGGCCTCGGTGCGGCTGCGTGAAAAGGGGGCCCACGGCATCGGCGTCGCCGATCTCATGAAAGAGGCGGGCCTGACCCATGGCGGCTTCTACGCCCATTTTGATTCCCGCGAGGCACTGGTGATCGAGGCCTTCGCCTACGCCATGGATCGGTCCATGGATCATTGGCGGAAGCTGACCGGCGAGGCCGTGCCGGAGAAGCGGTTGGCGCTGGTCATGGAGAGCTATCTCTCCGCGCTGCATCGCGACAATCCCGGCCATGGCTGCTCGATCCCCGCCCTCGGTGCCGAGATCGCCCGCGAAAGCCCAAAGACGCGGAAGGCCTTTGCGGGCAAGCTCGACGAGATGATCGAGATGATGACTGACTACATTCCCAACCTGCCGCGCAAGGCGGCGCGCAAGCAGGCGATTGCGACATTGGCCACCATGGCCGGCACCATGCTGCTCGCGCGCATCGCCGGATCGAGCGAACTCTCGGACGAGGTGCTGAAGGCAGGCAAGGATAGCGCGCTCGAGGGTGTGAAGCGTGAGCCGAAGGTGGCTGCCGCGAAGAAGGCGAAGCAGAATTAG
- a CDS encoding LysR family transcriptional regulator, which yields MLDQGSIDWDDFRFVLAIVRGGSVSAAAKQLGVDHATVIRRVDRLEKHLSAKLFDRRKTGYLLTEAGQRVADSAEAMESTIVANQEQVGGSVARLTGTVRIGAPDGFGTAFLAPRLAPFADRYPDLDLQLVATARLFSLSKREADIAISLTMPKEGRIVGRKLLDYRLGLYAAPAYLERFPKIASRQDLPQHRFVGYIEELLFTPELDYLPQVSPRISARFRSANLIAQLNATLSGFGIAVLPHFMASDYPQLVPVLPDEISITRTFWMLMHADSKDLARIRAVADYISEIVERERALFAGP from the coding sequence ATGCTGGATCAAGGTAGCATCGACTGGGACGACTTTCGCTTCGTGCTCGCCATCGTGCGGGGCGGCTCGGTGTCGGCTGCGGCAAAACAGCTCGGCGTGGACCATGCCACGGTGATCCGCCGCGTCGACCGGCTGGAGAAGCACCTGTCCGCCAAGCTTTTTGACCGGCGCAAGACCGGCTACCTCCTCACCGAGGCCGGCCAGCGGGTCGCCGACAGCGCGGAAGCGATGGAATCGACCATCGTCGCCAACCAGGAGCAGGTCGGCGGCTCGGTGGCGCGGCTGACCGGAACGGTGCGGATCGGTGCCCCCGATGGGTTCGGCACCGCCTTCCTGGCGCCACGGCTGGCCCCCTTCGCGGACCGGTATCCCGATCTCGATCTGCAACTTGTGGCGACTGCGCGGCTGTTCAGCCTCTCCAAGCGCGAGGCAGACATCGCCATCAGCCTGACCATGCCGAAGGAAGGCCGCATCGTCGGCCGCAAGCTGCTCGACTACCGGCTCGGGCTCTACGCCGCCCCCGCCTATCTCGAGCGTTTCCCAAAAATCGCCTCACGACAGGATCTGCCGCAGCACCGCTTCGTCGGCTACATCGAGGAGCTCCTGTTCACGCCGGAACTCGACTATCTTCCGCAGGTGTCGCCGCGTATCTCCGCGCGCTTCCGCAGCGCCAATCTGATCGCCCAGCTCAACGCCACGCTCTCGGGCTTCGGCATCGCCGTGCTGCCGCATTTCATGGCGAGCGACTATCCACAGCTGGTGCCTGTGCTGCCTGACGAGATCTCGATCACGCGGACGTTCTGGATGCTGATGCACGCCGACAGCAAGGACCTCGCGCGAATCCGGGCTGTGGCGGATTACATCTCGGAGATCGTGGAGCGCGAGCGGGCGTTGTTTGCGGGGCCGTGA
- a CDS encoding CoA-acylating methylmalonate-semialdehyde dehydrogenase gives MRSVGHFIGGKEVKGTSGRTADVFEPMTGDVQAKVALASKAEVRAAVENARAAQPEWAATNPQRRARVMMKFVELVQRDYDKLAELLAREHGKTVPDAKGDIQRGLEVAEFACGIPHLMKGEYTEGAGPGIDIYSMRQALGVVAGITPFNFPAMIPMWKFAPAIACGNAFILKPSERDPGVPMLLAELMIEAGLPAGILNVVNGDKEAVDAILDDPDVKAVGFVGSTPIAQYIYERAAQTGKRCQCFGGAKNHAIIMPDADMDQAVDALIGAGYGSAGERCMAVSVAVPVGKSTADRLMEKLIPRVESLKIGTSIDPSADYGPLVTREAVEKVKSYIDIGIKEGATLTVDGRGFKMQGYEKGFYLGGSLFDNVTKDMRIYKEEIFGPVLSVVRAHDYKEALALPSDHDYGNGVAIFTRDGDAARDFAAKVNVGMVGINVPIPVPIAYYTFGGWKKSGFGDLNQHGPDSVRFYTKTKTVTSRWPSGVKEGAEFSIPLMK, from the coding sequence ATGCGTTCAGTCGGACATTTCATCGGTGGCAAGGAAGTGAAGGGCACGTCGGGCCGGACGGCAGACGTCTTTGAGCCGATGACCGGTGACGTCCAGGCCAAGGTCGCGCTGGCCTCCAAGGCCGAGGTCCGCGCCGCCGTCGAGAACGCCCGCGCCGCGCAGCCGGAATGGGCCGCGACCAATCCGCAGCGCCGCGCCCGCGTGATGATGAAGTTCGTGGAGCTGGTTCAGCGCGACTACGACAAGCTCGCCGAGCTTCTGGCGCGCGAGCATGGCAAGACCGTTCCGGATGCCAAGGGTGACATCCAGCGCGGCCTCGAAGTCGCGGAATTCGCCTGCGGCATCCCGCATCTGATGAAGGGTGAATACACCGAAGGCGCCGGCCCCGGCATCGATATCTATTCCATGCGCCAGGCGCTCGGCGTCGTCGCCGGCATCACGCCGTTCAATTTCCCGGCGATGATCCCGATGTGGAAGTTTGCCCCCGCCATCGCCTGCGGCAACGCCTTCATCCTCAAGCCCTCCGAGCGCGATCCCGGCGTGCCGATGCTGCTCGCCGAGCTGATGATCGAGGCCGGCCTGCCGGCCGGCATCCTCAACGTCGTCAATGGCGACAAGGAAGCGGTCGACGCCATCCTGGACGATCCCGATGTCAAGGCCGTGGGCTTCGTCGGCTCCACGCCGATCGCGCAGTACATCTATGAGCGCGCCGCGCAGACCGGCAAGCGTTGCCAGTGCTTCGGTGGTGCCAAGAACCACGCCATCATCATGCCCGATGCGGATATGGATCAGGCTGTCGACGCGCTGATCGGCGCCGGGTACGGCTCGGCCGGCGAGCGCTGCATGGCGGTCTCGGTCGCCGTTCCCGTCGGCAAGTCCACCGCCGACCGCCTGATGGAGAAGCTCATCCCGCGCGTCGAGTCGCTCAAGATCGGCACCTCGATCGACCCGTCGGCCGATTACGGTCCGCTGGTCACGCGCGAGGCGGTCGAGAAGGTGAAGAGCTACATCGACATCGGCATCAAGGAAGGCGCGACGCTGACCGTCGACGGCCGCGGCTTCAAGATGCAGGGCTACGAGAAGGGCTTCTATTTGGGCGGCTCGCTGTTCGACAACGTCACCAAGGACATGCGGATCTACAAGGAAGAGATCTTCGGCCCCGTGCTCTCGGTCGTCCGTGCGCATGACTACAAGGAAGCGCTGGCGCTGCCCTCGGATCACGACTACGGCAATGGCGTGGCCATCTTCACCCGCGACGGCGACGCCGCGCGCGACTTCGCGGCCAAGGTCAATGTCGGCATGGTCGGCATCAACGTGCCGATCCCGGTTCCGATCGCCTATTACACCTTCGGCGGCTGGAAGAAGTCCGGCTTCGGCGATCTCAACCAGCACGGCCCGGACTCGGTCCGCTTCTACACCAAG